Genomic DNA from Novipirellula galeiformis:
CGACTGTCTGTTGTTGGGATGGGGATTGTCGGACGATAATGCACACAGCCCGAACGAAAAATTCAAGATCCAAGATTATCATCGAGGCATTGCAGCCTCGGCGATGCTTTGGAGTGAACTCGGAAAACTAAGCGAAAGCAAATAGAGACTATGCTCGATCGAAAATTTATTATTCAGAATGCACAAATGATCAGCGACAACTGCAAGCGTCGCGGTGTCAATTGTGATATTGAAACGCTGGTCGCACTCGATGAACGTCGACTCGTCACGCTGCAAAATGCACAAGACTTGAATCGACAAGCCAACGAAGTCAGCAAGGGAATCGGTGCGGCCAAGGACGCCGACGAACGTCAGCAGATGATCGAGAGGGGCCGCCAACTGCGTGAGCAGAAAGAAGCCGCTCAGCGCGAGCACGATCAATTGGATGAACAGATCAGCGGCATTCAAGCTCAAATTCCTAACCTCACGCATCCCGACGCACCGACCGGCGGTGAAGAGGATGCGAACGAATTATCGTTCGGCAAAACCGCGAAGCCCAAGTTTGATTTCAAACCGCTCGACCATCTCGAACTGGGCGAAAAACATGACCTGTTCGATTTTGAATCGGGGGCGCGGGTAGCGGGTGCCGGTTTCTACTTTTTGCGAAACGCGGCGGTACGGCTCGATTTGGCGCTGCAGCAATTCGCCGTCAGCTTTTTGTCCGAGCGTGGGTTCACCCCCGTGACGACGCCCGATGTGGCGCTCACGAGCGTGCTGCACGGAACAGGCTTTAACCCGCGTGGCCCCGAAACGCAAATTTACAGCATCGAAAATACCGAATTGAATCTCGTCGCAACCGCCGAAATTCCACTCGGCGGCATGATGTCGGGACAGACCCTTGAGTTGGAGAAGTTGCCGTTGCGGCTTTGTGGCCTCAGTCACTGTTTTCGAACCGAAGCGGGCGCAGCAGGACGCGCTTCGAAAGGACTCTATCGAGTTCACCAATTCACCAAGGTCGAAATGTTTGCCTTCAGCTCGCCCGAGCAAAGCGATGTCTTGCATGAAGAAATGCGTTCGCTCGAATGCGAACTGTTCGATCAATTGGAAGTGCCCTACCGGGTCATCGATACTGCTAGCGGCGATCTCGGCGGCCCCGCCTATCGTAAGTACGACCTCGAAGCGTGGATGCCCGGCCGAGGCGAAGCGGGCGAGTGGGGGGAAGTCACCAGCACTAGCAATTGCACCGACTACCAAGCCCGACGACTAAACATTCGCTTCAAGCGAGCGGGACAAAAGGGGACCGAGTTTGTTCACACCTTGAACGGCACCGCCGTGGCAACCGGGCGAGCCATGATTTCGATCATCGAAAATCATCAGCGAGCCGATGGCAGCATTGCCGTCCCGAAAGTGCTGCAACCTTGGGTGGGCACCGATGTGATCGGTTAAGGAGGGGCGCGCGTTAACCGCATCTTCCCCTCCCCTCGCTTTTTCTGTCGAGGTTCCCAACTGGCATTGACACCCCGTTCGCTCAGTTCCTAGGTTCCCAACTGAATGTGAAATGGGGTCATGGTTGAACGGATTTTACCGATTTGGGGAATTTGTTTGATTGACCGATGTCCAATTGTCCGAATGAGCGAAAGGATATCGCTTGTTCGGAAACCAGGGGTCAAGGTAGGCAGGGATGCTTTCAAAACTTGCAAATAACCGTCGTGCACTCGTTGCCGCATGTGTGACCGCTTCGTGCTTATCGCTCGGATGCCGTTCTAGTATGCGACCCTTGAGTATGTTTGCTCGACATAAAGAACCTTCGGCCGAAGCGCTTGCAGGAGCGGGGCCAACGAAAACCTATCCTGCCCCACCGAGCGCCTCGGTGACCCCCGAGGCCATCGCCTCGGTCGCAGGAGGCACGGCGGGATCTCGCAACGATCCTATGAGCGGAAATACGGCCACTCAGATTGCCGGTAACACTCCCAAAACCCCGGCCTTTGCCGGCGAGGATCGCTCCTCCGGATTTGCAACCCCCGCATCGGCAAACATGTCAGCCGCTCAGGCCAACGGTTTCCAGGGGACGCCACAAACCGCATCCTACGCGAACAGCGGCAATCCGAATGCGATGACCTCGGGCTATCAATTCGGCAAGAAAACCTTCACGCCGAAGACGAGCGAGTCGGTCGCGGCGACGACGCCAACCGGTTCACAGTTCACATCACCTTCTACGACGGCGCCTTCAAGCTACACGGCCCCCTCATCGTTTACGCCTCCCGCTTTGGCGGCATCGAAAACAAGCGACTCGACCAGCGGCACAAACGCAGCTTCCGATGCGGGGCTAGGCTCAGGCGGCTTTATGCTTCCGAGTGATATCGCCGCGACCGTTCCCAAGACCACTGCATCGGCAACCGAGGCGGTGGGCGGGTGGACGCCTCCATCACTGGCGACGTCAAACGCCTCACCAGCCGCAAGTGATTCCTCGGTTGCGGAAACGAAGACGGCCAAAGCGATTAGCAGCACTTCGGAGACTCCGGCGAGCTTCACGCCATCGGGCGGCGCCGCAGCGACTACGGAGTCAACGAAAAGCGGTGGCTACATGCCGGGAAGCACCAGCGGTTCCTCGGCTTATCCCGGCACCAACTATGCACCCACGAGCACCTCGGGGTCATTCTACCGATAACGCGGATGGATCATCCGGGCTAGCGCGAGCTTCCGGGGGGCGTTATCGCCAACGCCGCTGTGCTCGCTCGCTGGCGGCGTGAACTCGACTTTCGCGGTCTACCAACAAATGTCGTTGGCATTGAAGATGGGGCCTTCGACACAGGTGCGTTTGTAATCCCAAGGCTCGGGACCTTCTTGGCGAACCTTTGCCACACAAGAAAAACAGACGCCGATGCCACAGGCCATCGGCGTTTCCATCGAAACGTCGCAGTCGACTTCGGCCTCGGCGCAAACCTTTGCGACCTTTTCCATCATGATTTCGGGGCCGCAGGTGACGACGCGAATGCGCTCATCCTTGGACAATTCCGCCAATCGGGCCGCCAACACATCGGGAACCAGTTGGCGCACGCCTGCGGAACCGTCGTCCGTACAGAGAGTGACGTCGAAATCGGCCGCGCGGAAGTCGTCCACGCCGGCCAAGAATGATTTTTTTCGAGCTCCGTAGATCAATTCCACATTTTGGCTCCAGCCGTTTTCACGCGCCGGACTGCCGAATGATTGTGACCCATTTGCCTCGCGTCCAAGCGTTAGCATCGGCGTTTGCCCGATCCCTCCCACCGCCATGATCAAGCGGTCACAGGGTGTATTGGAGAAACCGTTGCCAAGCGGTCCCCAGAGCGTGACCGCCGTTCCCAAGGCAGCGTTTGCGAGCGTCTCCGTCATGACACCCTTGCGAAGATAAACCAGGTCGATCCAGGTGGGAGTTCCCGTGGAATCGTTCGTGACATTGTAGACCGCTAAGGCGCGGCCAATCAAAGGTGCGTCAGTTCCCGCCAAGCGAATCATCACGAATTGGCCTGGCACGACGGAAGCCGCAATCGCGGGCGCGGCGACCCGCAAGCGGTACGTCTTCTCGCCCACCAACTCGTTTTGCTCAATCGCCGATTGGACTTGGGTCATCTTGTCGGCGTAATACTTTGCGTGCAGCTTCGACATGGGGATTAACGTCTTCGTTTCTTTTTCGCGTTTCGATTACTGGACTGTTTTCCCGCCGCTTTCCCTTGGGAGCCGAACGATTTTTTGGTTGCCCGCTTGGCCCCTCCGCGGCCACTCGTCGCAGTGGACTTCTTGCGTTTTTCGGGCTTGGGCTCCGCGGGTTCACCGCCGATGATCACGCCGGTGGTTGGCGGTGGCTCGTAGCTCGGCGATCGATCGATGCGAATGCCGCGAGTCTTGATTGGACCCGCTGGAGGTGCTCCGGTGCGTTTGGCTGGCTTGGCGGGGCCTGACTTGCGTTGCCCCGACTTGGTGGAGTCCGCACGCTGTGTTTGCCGCGTTCCGGTGGCTCGGCGAGAGCCCACGGGTTTCGCAGTCGCGCCGGCTCGTGCTGCCGTCTTGTTTTTATCGGTCTTGTCTTGGCTCGCCGAGGTCCTGCCCCGCGGCCGTCCACCTTCTTGGGCTTCCTTGGCGGCGTGCCTGATCGATTCCTCTGCGGCGTTTCGCAACTTTTTGACTTCGTCGCGACCTAAAACGCGATAGGCACCGATCGGGATTTCACCCAAACGAAGCGGTCCCACGGCGATCCGGCGAAGTTGTTGCACCTTGTGTCCAAGACGCGCAAAGATGCGACGGATTTCGCGGTTCTTGCCTTCGCGAAGCGTGACTTCCAATTCGGTCGCCTTGCCGCGACTCTTCAGTACCTTCGCCCCCTCGACCCGTACAAAGCCTTCGGCGATATAAATCCCCTTTTCCATCTGTTTCATCGCCTTGACGTCGACCTTGCCGGCGACCGTGACGCGATAAACCTTTTGGATTTGGTACTTTGGATGAGCGAGCTTTTGGGCGAGTTCGCCATCGTTGGTCAGCAGAATCAAACCTTCACTGCTGCGATCCAAGCGACCCACGGGGAACACTCGCTCGGTGGGCGGCACCATGTCGATGACACGGGGACGCCCCTGTGGATCCGAGTTGGTCGTGACCACGCCGACAGGTTTGTTGACCGCGTAATAGACAAGCTTCTGAGCTCGCAACGCCACGCCATCGACGAAGACCTTCGCCTCCTTGGGATCAAAGCTGGCACCTAATTGATCGACGATCTTGCCGTTGACTTCGACCCGTCCCTCGATGATCAACTCTTCGCATTGTCGCCGGCTCCCAAAGCCGGCGGCAGCCAGCAATTTTTGCAGACGAATTTCAATGCTGCTTTCCGGTGAAGCATCTTCAACCGGGGTGCGGCGTTTGGGTTTGAATTTTTTTGAGCTTGGGCGTGGCATTCGTGTTCTCGGGCCGTCGACATGGACTTATCGACAAAAGGTACCAGAACAAAGCCGGTTTGTGACGCAGGGGTATTTTATCTGGCCAAAGAGGGCTGGGGGAAGTAGGGAAGCCGAAGTAGGCAAAGCGAAGTGCCCCCGTTACGGTGCAGCGACAGGGCGACGGTATCAGGAGCATGCGGTGCTGTGCTCGCCCCCCGCTAGACTGGCCGACTCCGTTTGCAGTTACACGATTCCCGTGATTCCAGCTGTTGTGATTTCAGCAAACCATAGCCCGATCCGCCCGCGACGGGACGAGTCGAGATCGATTTTCCCTCGCTCACGCGTCGGGTTGTGAAAAGCAGGCGACTTCAGGACCCAATGACGGGTACAAGATCGACTAGCGGCCCAACCAAGGCATCGCATCCGGAATCAGACGATTGCGGACCGGTTCCGGCAAGGGTTGCTGATAGCTCGGTGGACGCGAAGCGGCCTCGTAGGGGGCGATGTCATTCTGGGGGTAGGGGTCGTGGACGATCGCGTTGGCTTGTTGCTGGTTCATCGTTCCCGGTGCAGCGAACCAGCCTCCGCCACGACATCCGGTTATTGAGATCGCGAGTACGGCAGTGCAGAGAAGTGCCGAAATTTTGATTGGGGGGATTCGCATGCGTCCGATTCCATTGGATTGCCACGGCCGGGCAATGTGCTCGTCCGCAAGCAGTTTTCTGCTTTTAGCAAGTCACGACCCATCGGTGGGAGAGTACGAAGTCTGGGTGTCGTCTGCCAAGAGGAATTAGGAGGGTGGCAGCGGAAGGGAACACGTCCTGCCCTTCGATAAAGACTATCGAAATGAAGCCTTCACCCGATGCAGTGTCGATGCCATTTGATAGCAAGATTGACGAGAGATGGTTTCAGTTGCGAGGGTTGTTGCGGATGGGTTGGTGGCCCCCTCTTAGGTTGTGCCGCTTGCGACGCGAGAAGACATCGTGGGGGGGGGCGAGAATACATCGCGGGGGAACGCGCGATCCGGTTCACACGGCGGTCATTTCCAAGGCGGTGCTGTGCTCGCCCAAATCGAGCCGAACGGGGCCGAGTGCCGCTGGCAGTAGTAGAGAATCGCCAGTCGCAAGCCGCAGTTTTTCGGTCGTGGTGGTCAACGTCGCGGTGCCCGACGGCACGGTGATCAGGTGGAATCGATCGTCGTCGCCGAACGTTTCGCCCGTTACCGGAGCGGGGCCACTTTGGAAGGCGCGGAGCACAAATTTGTCACACATCACCAGCGTTTGCCACGCATGCACGTCCTGTCGGACTTGGATGGGTTGGACCGGGCCGCGGTCAAAATCGGTGACTTCAAGGCCTCGTTGAAGATGCAATTCGCGAGAATTTCCCTGCTCGTCGACTCGATTCCAATCGAACAACCGGAACGTGGTGTCGCTGGATTGTTGGATCTCGGCGACCAGCAATCCCTTGCCCAAGGCGTGGACCGTTCCTGCGGGAATGAAGACGCAGTTTCCGGGTTCAGGGTGAAATTGATGTAGCACCTCCTCGGCCCTACCCTCTTGGATTGCCGCGCGTAGGTCGGCTTCACGGACCCCCGTTTTCAAGCCCGCGTAGACGACGCTATCGGGTTGGGCGGCGACGATATACCACGCTTCCGTTTTACCCCGATCGGGAATCGGCATTTTTGCAGCGTAATTATCGGACGGGTGGACTTGAACCGACAACACCCGATTACAATCGAGGTACTTTAGTAGCAAAGGGAATTCGTCATCTTCGGACTCGCCCATCAACCATGGTTGGTGCTCTACTAGTAGCTCGCGAAGGCTTTTCCCCGCTAAGGGGCCCGAGACAACGATGCTCTGGTCGGCTCCGTGATCGACAACTTCCCAACTTTCCGCGTAATTGGCACCCTCGCCGATCGGTTTCCCGAGATGATCGCCGAGCAATCGGCCCCCCCACAGAGTTTGTTTCAAAACGGGCTTGAATCGAAGCGGATATGGCTCAATCATGGACACGAAATCGAAGCTTTCAGGTTTTTAGAGACTTGAATCGACGATGGTGACATCGAAAAGAAAGATGCGTTGTTAGACTGGTGCTATGGTCATCGTAGCGTCGCTGGCATTCGGCGCGGCCCCCCAAATTTAGTCAACTCGACTCGCATTTAACCTCTTTAACCTCGACTCTTAATTAAAAAATCTATCGTGGATCGACCGGCACTCCCTAAAGACGACCTTTTCGAGAATTCAACGATGACCTTCGGGGAACACCTCGAAGAGTTGCGTGGCAGTCTGGTCAAGGCAATTATTTGGCTCGGTGTCGGCTTATGCGTTGGTCTTTTCTTTGCCAACGACGTGATACGGTTTATCCAGGCACCGCTTCAAGGTGCGATTCAGCAGTTTAATGCGGACCGCGATTTGAACAGTTTGGGGTACAAGGATTTATCCGATCCTGAAATTCAGCCGCTGCGTGAATTCTTGATGCAGAATGCGCTGGTCTGGGAAACGATTTACGAAATTCCCGCCGAACTGCAAACATTGGCTCCCGAATCGATCCAGCCCAATGCGCAAGAGGGGACTGACGGAGGTGACGTCGATGCTCCGGCGTTGACGGTCAAGCCGCTGGTGATGAAAGAGTTGCTGCAAAAATTGCCTGAACCGTCGGCGCTGCAGCCCAAGATCCAGTTGCGGCAAAGCAAGACCAGCGTCAGTTCGCTCAAGATCGAAGAACCCTTCATGATTTGGGTCAAGGCAGGCTTGATTGTCGGAGCGGTTTTGGCTTCCCCGATGATTCTGTATCACCTTTGGACCTTTGTCGCCTCTGGCTTGCATGCACATGAGCGTCGCCACGTTTATCTCTACATGCCGATTAGCGTGGTGCTCTTTAGTTCGGGGGTCGTGCTCGCTTTCTTTCTCGTGTTGCACTACGTCCTAACGTTCTTGTTGGCGTTCAATGGCAGCATGGATGTGGCGGTGGAGCCTCGGTTGACCTACTACGTTAACTTCGTCTTGATGTTGCCACTCGGGTTCGGGATCGCGTTTCAATTGCCTTTGGTGATGTTATTCCTACAACGCATTGGGCTTTTCGAAACCGAGGCGTACATCCAAAGTTGGAAGGTTGCCGTGTTGGTGATCTTCGTGATGTCGATGTTGTTAACGCCTGCGGACGTGACCAGCATGGTGGCATTGGCGATTCCGTTGATGTTGCTGTATTTCCTCGGCATTTTGATGTGCAAGTTCATTCCACGAGGGCGAGGCCTGGGCAGCGCCGCCTACGATCCTGCGTAGCCGATCGGGATGATCGGCGTACCGGGATGGTGTCGCGTCGCCGTCGTCACCCGGCGGCAACCCTCCGCGAGCGGAGCTTGGCTTGCCCGTAGCTCAAGCAGATGCCGCCATCGGCGGATCGCGTGGAGGCCGAGTCGTTGTAAACGCTAGAATCGGGTTGATCGGCGTGGGGATCTCGCCGTTTGGCCGGAATGGAAGCTTGTTTTTCTGGTTTTTACTGGCGGGGTGCTACACTCGGGATTCTCAAATCTCGACGGAGCAAGCACTCTCTCTACCGGCTCAATTATGCATTTGCAATCGTTTCTGTTGGTCGTCCTTTCGCTGAGTTGTGGTTCGCTGCCGGCGGGCGAAGTCGATCTGACGCGAGCGGTTGTGGCTACGTTGGGGATGATTGTGGCTTGGTGGATACTTTGCCATATCGCAGCCAGGACCACTTCGCAACAAGTGATTGCGGGAAATATCGAACCGATCCAAGGGGCTCAGTGGCTGGAAACGCAATTGGATGTGTTTCGCTGGCTCGGTCTCGGGGTCGTCGTGATGTGTTTAGCAGGCTTTGGCTTGGCGAGAAATCTTGATGCCATGCCCGTCATTCAAAACTCGATGTTTTTGCAGTCGTTGGTGCTGTTGTTTCCCGGGCTAGCGATTTCAGCGGCAAGTTGGTCTGCCGAGCATCGCTATGGCGTGTTGCTTGAATACGCTGACCGTGGCATTGTCACCCACCTTCGCAGTATCGTCAGTTCATTTCGTGGTGGGGTGGCTTGGTTGGTGGTTCCGATTTTGATGTTGTTAGCCAGTGCCGACGCCATCACGCGGTTGCCGATTAGCCAGCAACAAGCGGGATGGGTGATGGCGGGGGCGCTCGTTTTGTTTCTATGTGTGGGACTCCCTTGGTTGGCCTCTCGATTATTCAAAACAGGTCCACTGGATGGCGAAGCGGAGGCATGGGTGGCGAGTTTGTTGTCCGCCTCGGGTTTGCAGCGCACCAAGGCGGTTCGCTGGGATACGGAAGGGCGTTCCTTTAATGCCTTGATTACCGGTTTTGTTCCTCCGCTGCGAACGTTGTTGTTGTCGGATCGATTGCTCGACGAACTTCCTCGCGGACAGTTGGCGATGGTGGTGCTTCACGAAGCGGCTCATTTGCGTCGCCGTCATGTGCCGTTGCGAATGTTGTCGATTCTGCCCGCTTGGGGGGTGGGGGCGGGCGTCACGCGATTGGCTGGCGATGCGAGTTGGGCGATGGTGGCCGGAAGCGTCGTGGCAATCATCTTGACGCTGGGGGTTTTGCGTTTGATTGCCTATCGGACGGAGTTTGACGCCGATGTCCAAGCCTGTCGCTTGGCCGAGAAAATTGCACCGTCGGTGAGTGAGGTGCCCGAGAGCTATGCCGCGGCTGCCGAGGCGTTGAGCCGGGCGCTCATTCGAGTCACCGAAGATCATCCTGCCGCACGCAAACCCACATGGCTTCATCCCGGAGTCGTCGACCGAATTGAATGCATCCGCCGACAACGGATCATTCCCAACGTTAATAACGTGACCGCTGGGACCATGGCAAATCCGGTATAGCCGTGGATTTCCACCAAGGTGTGCATCGTTAGGGTGGACGCCATCGGTAACATGCACATGAACACGCTGGCAATCGAAAGCAGTCCGGTCACCAGCGTCAACCAGAATCCGAGCTGCAGCAGCGTATTGGATTGCTGCGTGCCGATCGCTTGACCGATCATCAAGATCCCTAGGATCGGTAGTGCGGTCACGACCCCGCCGCTAGCCATCATGTGCACGATCAGTGCCTTGCCCGATAAGTGACCGCCGGTGAGCGACGGCAATGCGGTGACGGCGAGCACGGCGGTGCAGACCACCGTCACGAGCAGGCAGATTCGAATCGCGAGTTTGATCATAGCGTCCAAGGCAAGGCTTCTTAGGCAATGCTTGTTTTGAAAGAGGCGGTGTGCGGTGTTTTTTTCAGACCGTGTGATGATTGCGGCGGGTGAAGCGTGAAGCCAAGGCTCCCACGCCGACGAGAAGGATCAGGCACAGCAACGCAATGGATGTCGCCATGATGTACTTGAACGAGGCGCGTCCCGCGAACAATTGGTTCCACATCAACGTTTGATTGGGATCAAGTCCTTGCAGCGAAGCCATCGTGATTCGTTCGCCTTGGTCGGGGCCAGGGCCTATCGATTGGACGGTCGATGCAAAGATCGCACTTTGCTCGCTGTGGCATTCGGTGCATCCACCGGCGCCAAGCGACCAACCCGCGGGACGCACGTTATGAGCGATCGGCCACGTCATCATTTCAATCGCATCGGTGTTTTTGATTTCATCGCGTGGCACTTGAGATAGCGAATTGCCCTCATCCGTACGGCGATAAACAAATCCGCTGGAGACGTAGACCGCGGTTTCGACGTTCAATTCTTTTTCGATCGCGGCGAGTGACGCCGAGACTTTCTCATGAAATAATTCGCGGCCGGCGGCATTCTGTGCCGCTGCCAATGTTTCGTGCTCTGCCGGTGTCAGTTCCGTTTCGGGTGCTTTGGCCCGCTCGTCACCGAGAATTTTCTTACGCTCGCTCGAGCTCAGTTTCGGCTTGATGATTTCTTTGACAAAGTCGCGGCGTACGCGCAGCGATTTACGCGTCAGGTCATACGTCGTTGCAGGGTCGAGTGGTTGGATTTTGCCTTCGCTGAACGTGCCCCAAAACGCGGGCCAGAGGGCGCGTTGCGGATAAATTTTTCCATCATCCCCTTTGCTGTAGATGGGCCCCGCAATGGACGGTAGTTCCAAACCGGTACGATGATCTTTTGACCCCAGTGAATGGGACAGGCTGGTCATGATTTGCATCGCCTGTTCGCGTGGTAAAGGGCCTCCGTGGCATGCGGTACACGCGAGTTTCTCGAAATGCAGAGGCGGCAGCCCTGCATGGTGAGGAAAGGGGGCGCCCAGACGTCCGGGGCGCGAGGCGATGGTGGACGAACCGGTTTGCTCGGATCCCATGTGACATCCGCTGCAAGAGAGTGTTTCGATTGTCGTGGCGCTGACCGACGACGGGTTGCTCTCGCCTGCAAAACCGCGAGTGGTGTGATGTTCAATGCCGTTGCGGTGACAATCAACGCACTGCATCCCGGCGCGAAGATGGACGTCTTCGTCATGCATCCAACGTAATTCGATCCCTTGATCGGTCACGGTTTGTTGGCTGTGGCATTGGAAGCACGCGTTGTTGCTCGGTTGCCGGACCAAGTCCATGAACACGGTGCCGTCGAGTTCAAAGCGGCGAGGATCGTAGGTGACTTTGGGAAGCTTCTGTTGCGTGGACTCGTCCGCGGGGTCCGCGTCATCCTTGATTCTAGAAACGCTGCCTTTCACGGTGCCAAGTCGGATTCCGGCGGTGGCGGCCCAGGCAAAGTTTTCGTCCTCAATTTGTTCGCGCCGTGAATTGAAGTCGTACACACCGCTGCTGGCATGACAGACCATGCAATCGATTTGCAGCGAACCGCTCAAGGGCCAGCGATTGGAGGTGGCGGCGTGGCGAGCTTCCTCGCGGCTGGTTTCGGCGGCGTCTCCATCCACCTGTGGGGCGACCGCGAAGCCTCCGCCTGGGACGCGGCTACCAAATTGGTGCGTCATGTCCCAGTGGCTGATTCCGAGATCCTGTGGGTTGAACGTTTGTTTCCAATCGCGATACGAGAGCGGGAGCTGCGTTCCGGTTCGAGGGTCGGTCCAAATCCAAGGCTCCCCTACGCGTCCGTCGACCGTGTCGTTCATGAAGGCATTGAAATGCCAACCGTGGGAAATGGTCTCGTAGTCATGGCAGCGACCGCATGTGTTCAGCGACGAGTAAGGTTGGTCGGATTCCGGAGTGATTTTGCGATTGTGGATGTCATACAGATCGATGTGGTGGATGTAGCGAGCATTTGAATCGCTATGAGCGTATTTAGTGGTTTGCCCATACAAGAGTTCAGGACTCGCTATGGTCATACTTCCTGCAATCAAAATCGCGTAAAAGCGGATTCCTGAGGACGTAGCAATACGGTGAGCAGCGCGGAGATTGCGGTAGCGGAACATCGGGTGGCCATCACTTGATGTTAGAAAAGTCAAAGACGTGCCGGGCGACAATGACGTGCCGGGCGACCGCCGATGATGCAAAGAGGACAAGGAACTGCAAAATGGTTTGAGCTTCGCTGGCATGCCGATCAAGCTGTCTTGGCTAAATCGCCCGCCGCTGAATCGTCTGCCTGTGGATGGGAAATGATCGGGGGAGGCCCCCGCGGGAGGCCCTGCATCCCATCACGACCGTAAATGCACCCTATTCACGATTCGCCGAATCCACCCCATAATTTTGCCTTGGCTAGTTTATAAACCTTTTACGCATGGAATTCGAGATGGGACGTTCAGGAGTGATCACTTTCAAAGGCAATCCAATGACTTTGGAAGGAAGCGATTTGGTCGTGGGAGCGACGGCACCTTCGTTTTCGTTGCACTATGCCGAAAATGGAATTCAGACGTTGACTCTTGACGATCTGAAAGGAAAACCCTCGATCATCAGCGTCGTGCCAAGTTTGGACACCCCAACTTGCGCAACGCAAACCAAGCGATTCAACGAAGAACTGGGTTCGCTCGGCGACAAAATCAACGCGGTCACCGTTAGCCGCGACTTGCCGTTCGCACAGGCTCGCTTTTGTGGCGCTGAAAATGTCAAGATGCGCACCGCGAGCGACTATCAAACTCACGCGTTCGGAACCGACTACGGTTTGACGATTGAGGAACTGAAGCTTTTGACACGAGCCGTCATCGTGTTGGATGCCGACGGCAAGGTGGCTTACAAGGAAGTGGTTGCCGAGGTTACCCAAGAGCCTGATTACAGTGCGGCGATGGCTGCACTGCGTATGTTGGTTTAGTTCGCTCCTCAGGCGTGGATGATTGAGATGACAAATGAATCCCCTTCGGTTGTAGTGGCGGCCTTGTACCGGTTCGTTTCGCTTCCGGATTACGTCGAGCTGAAGGCGCCGATACACGCTGAGATGGTTTCTTGCCATGTGCGTGGGACGTTGTTGCTTGCGGCCGAGGGGATTAATGGAACGATTGCGGGGTCGCGTGAAGGGATCGATACGTTGTTATCGATGCTTCGTTCGGACCCGCGATTAGCCGATCTCGAGGTCAAGGAATCCTTTTGCGATGAACTTCCGTTTAAACGCTCACGAGTGCGTTTGAAGAAAGAGATCGTCACGCTCGGTGTGGATGGCATCGACCCCAATGATGCGGTGGGGACCTATGTGGATCCCACTCAATGGAATGAATTGATCGGCGATCCCGATGTGTTGCTGATTGATACTCGAAATGATTATGAAGTGGCGATCGGCACTTTCGAAGGGGCAACGAATCCTGAGACCCATTCGTTTCGCCAGTTTCCTGATTACGTCGACGAGCACCTTGATCCTGAAAAACACACCAAGGTGGCGATGTTTTGCACCGGCGGGATCCGCTGTGAAAAATCAACGGCACTGTTG
This window encodes:
- the trhO gene encoding oxygen-dependent tRNA uridine(34) hydroxylase TrhO, which produces MIEMTNESPSVVVAALYRFVSLPDYVELKAPIHAEMVSCHVRGTLLLAAEGINGTIAGSREGIDTLLSMLRSDPRLADLEVKESFCDELPFKRSRVRLKKEIVTLGVDGIDPNDAVGTYVDPTQWNELIGDPDVLLIDTRNDYEVAIGTFEGATNPETHSFRQFPDYVDEHLDPEKHTKVAMFCTGGIRCEKSTALLKQRGFKEVYHLRGGILKYLEQVPQEESRWNGDCFVFDERVAVGHGLSVSEHVLCFACGWPVDREAQQHADYQPGVHCPQCVDKISDEQKRRFAERQRQLEQAKQKS
- a CDS encoding multiheme c-type cytochrome — protein: MTIASPELLYGQTTKYAHSDSNARYIHHIDLYDIHNRKITPESDQPYSSLNTCGRCHDYETISHGWHFNAFMNDTVDGRVGEPWIWTDPRTGTQLPLSYRDWKQTFNPQDLGISHWDMTHQFGSRVPGGGFAVAPQVDGDAAETSREEARHAATSNRWPLSGSLQIDCMVCHASSGVYDFNSRREQIEDENFAWAATAGIRLGTVKGSVSRIKDDADPADESTQQKLPKVTYDPRRFELDGTVFMDLVRQPSNNACFQCHSQQTVTDQGIELRWMHDEDVHLRAGMQCVDCHRNGIEHHTTRGFAGESNPSSVSATTIETLSCSGCHMGSEQTGSSTIASRPGRLGAPFPHHAGLPPLHFEKLACTACHGGPLPREQAMQIMTSLSHSLGSKDHRTGLELPSIAGPIYSKGDDGKIYPQRALWPAFWGTFSEGKIQPLDPATTYDLTRKSLRVRRDFVKEIIKPKLSSSERKKILGDERAKAPETELTPAEHETLAAAQNAAGRELFHEKVSASLAAIEKELNVETAVYVSSGFVYRRTDEGNSLSQVPRDEIKNTDAIEMMTWPIAHNVRPAGWSLGAGGCTECHSEQSAIFASTVQSIGPGPDQGERITMASLQGLDPNQTLMWNQLFAGRASFKYIMATSIALLCLILLVGVGALASRFTRRNHHTV
- the tpx gene encoding thiol peroxidase — encoded protein: MGRSGVITFKGNPMTLEGSDLVVGATAPSFSLHYAENGIQTLTLDDLKGKPSIISVVPSLDTPTCATQTKRFNEELGSLGDKINAVTVSRDLPFAQARFCGAENVKMRTASDYQTHAFGTDYGLTIEELKLLTRAVIVLDADGKVAYKEVVAEVTQEPDYSAAMAALRMLV
- a CDS encoding M48 family metalloprotease, with translation MHLQSFLLVVLSLSCGSLPAGEVDLTRAVVATLGMIVAWWILCHIAARTTSQQVIAGNIEPIQGAQWLETQLDVFRWLGLGVVVMCLAGFGLARNLDAMPVIQNSMFLQSLVLLFPGLAISAASWSAEHRYGVLLEYADRGIVTHLRSIVSSFRGGVAWLVVPILMLLASADAITRLPISQQQAGWVMAGALVLFLCVGLPWLASRLFKTGPLDGEAEAWVASLLSASGLQRTKAVRWDTEGRSFNALITGFVPPLRTLLLSDRLLDELPRGQLAMVVLHEAAHLRRRHVPLRMLSILPAWGVGAGVTRLAGDASWAMVAGSVVAIILTLGVLRLIAYRTEFDADVQACRLAEKIAPSVSEVPESYAAAAEALSRALIRVTEDHPAARKPTWLHPGVVDRIECIRRQRIIPNVNNVTAGTMANPV